A window from Citrus sinensis cultivar Valencia sweet orange chromosome 5, DVS_A1.0, whole genome shotgun sequence encodes these proteins:
- the LOC102628705 gene encoding labd-13Z-ene-9,15,16-triol synthase, chloroplastic-like yields MLKNNMAFVMLSWLCENLTAIVTSIAVVVLAAVIIRLTKTKAKKATAPPLPPGPRGLPLVGYLPFLGTDLYKSLTKLADAYGPIYKFWLANKLFVVVSSSSIAKEMVRDKDTIFSNRQTTVATLTPTLGGNDIVFSPYGAQWRRLRKAMVGEMMTNSSLDSCSALRKQVLKNTIRDLYNNKIGKPVDIGELSVSTSVNALENMLWGGGTGSGAHKDHTLEMKQLLDDIMELQGVPNISDIFPVLSRFDLQGVERKCKEIALWVEKIFNSAIEKRKNLIAKGTLKFDGRNKDFLQTFIEMLDSEDSSISLNRTELIALLLDIILGGTDTTTTIMEWTLTKLLQFPVEMKKVQAELAEVVGLNNNVEESHLPKLKCLDATVKETFRLHTPSKLLPPRTPSQTTTLGGYTIPKGTTVILNLGTIHTDPQLWDNPLEFRPERFLNDPDKFDYTGNNFQYLPFGSGRRICAGLPLAERLVMFVLASLLHSFDWRLPYGEKLDLSYKYGQVIKKKKSLVAVPKPRLANSELYK; encoded by the exons ATGCTAAAAAACAATATGGCCTTTGTTATGTTGTCATGGCTATGTGAAAATCTTACTGCAATTGTCACTTCAATAGCCGTTGTTGTATTAGCTGCTGTGATCATCCGGCTCACGAAAACCAAAGCAAAGAAAGCAACTGCTCCGCCGCTGCCGCCCGGTCCTCGGGGCTTGCCGTTGGTGGGTTACCTTCCATTTCTCGGCACTGACCTGTACAAGTCACTTACAAAATTGGCTGACGCCTATGGACCTATCTACAAGTTCTGGCTGGCAAACAAATTATTTGTAGTGGTGAGCTCATCGTCAATAGCCAAAGAAATGGTTCGTGACAAAGACACAATATTCTCTAACCGTCAAACAACGGTAGCAACTCTGACACCAACACTCGGAGGCAATGATATAGTGTTTTCCCCGTATGGAGCTCAGTGGAGGAGACTAAGAAAAGCAATGGTGGGTGAGATGATGACAAATTCGAGCCTTGATTCTTGTTCAGCTCTAAGGAAACAAGTGCTGAAGAATACAATTAGAGATTTGTATAATAACAAGATTGGCAAGCCTGTAGATATTGGTGAATTGTCAGTTTCAACTTCAGTCAATGCACTTGAGAACATGCTGTGGGGAGGTGGCACTGGCTCTGGGGCACATAAAGATCATACCCTTGAGATGAAACAATTGCTTGATGATATCATGGAGCTACAAGGAGTTCCGAATATTTCGGACATCTTTCCAGTGCTTTCGAGGTTTGATTTACAAGGAGTTGAAAGGAAGTGTAAGGAGATAGCTTTGTGGGTTGAAAAGATCTTTAACTCCGCTATTGAGAAGCGTAAGAATCTGATCGCCAAGGgcacattaaaatttgatggACGAAACAAGGACTTCTTGCAGACTTTTATAGAGATGCTGGATAGTGAAGATAGCTCAATATCACTTAACAGGACCGAGCTTATTGCTTTGCTCTTG GATATAATTTTGGGTGGCACAGACACCACCACAACAATAATGGAGTGGACGCTCACGAAGTTGTTGCAGTTTCCAGTGGAGATGAAGAAGGTTCAAGCCGAATTAGCGGAAGTTGTGGGTCTGAACAACAATGTTGAAGAGTCTCATTTGCCTAAACTAAAGTGCTTAGATGCTACGGTGAAAGAAACGTTTCGCCTCCATACTCCGTCTAAGCTACTGCCACCCCGTACACCAAGTCAAACCACAACGCTTGGTGGTTATACAATACCAAAGGGTACAACTGTCATTTTGAATCTTGGCACCATTCACACAGACCCTCAACTTTGGGACAATCCCTTAGAATTTAGACCTGAGAGATTCTTGAATGATCCTGATAAATTTGATTACACGGGTAACAACTTTCAATACCTGCCATTTGGTTCTGGTAGAAGGATATGTGCTGGGCTTCCACTAGCTGAGAGGCTTGTGATGTTTGTTCTGGCTTCCTTATTGCACTCATTTGATTGGAGATTGCCATATGGTGAGAAGCTTGATTTGTCTTATAAGTATGGGCAAGttatcaagaaaaagaaatctttgGTTGCAGTTCCAAAACCAAGATTAGCTAACTCCGAGCTCTACAAATAA
- the LOC107176072 gene encoding disease resistance protein RGA2-like, which yields MVEAIVSIALELLNSSMAVVGGIIDRQELKKLKENFEAIHSMLLDTEEEQTETMKQPRGRVLWVQKLKEASYDLEDVLDELITSRLKLKIECAEKIDKKKNKVRCLCFGFKQVFLRCRTEFKIKAINKRLGDIIAIKKHMFNFTSLLDESEKRKLLYESSKVQQGGVGIKTILHKFGNLLCLRRARKERGSSILDIEMGKLNELENDPLAPLLLSYNDFPPMIKLCFLYCAVFPKGYNIEKDELIKLWMAQGYIRPIGNKEMEVIGQEYFDYLATRSFFQKFDKDDEDNVTRCKMSDAVHDFAQFLTKHEYFSIEADGSEESLTKTSLEKFRHSMLVLGRRASFPVSIFKAKKLRSLLIHSEFEVSFHVLQGLFDHLTCLRALKITGKVSWGQNSIYAIPKEIEKLVHLRYLKLSLLMREELPDIVCELFNLQTLEVEHCPRLKRLPQGIGKLVNLRHLIYYYSNLDYMPKGFERLTCLRTLTEFVVSGGKYSGKACNIEGLRHLNHLGGVFRITGLGNVTDVDEAENAELEKKRNVVDLGLWFDKDEEGEEADHEEIIEALKPHSNLVALDILGFKGKITFPKWIMSLNNLKSLHLRSCEKCEILSPLGKLPSLETLYIAGMSGKRVGDEFFGIGSDCNIAFPKLKFLRVVDMFEWEEWGFGITRSNVKEDVMVMPCLNYLDIQFCFKLTALPGYLLEITALEKLEILCCPILEQRYRKGTGEDWAKVAHVPTITINRQYVQVSLD from the exons ATGGTTGAAGCGATCGTTTCCATTGCATTGGAGCTGCTAAATTCATCGATGGCTGTCGTGGGTGGTATCATCGATCGCCAAGAACTTAAAAagcttaaagaaaattttgaagccATTCACTCTATGCTTCTAGATAcagaagaagaacaaacaGAAACTATGAAGCAGCCACGTGGGAGAGTACTTTGGGTACAAAAGCTCAAAGAGGCATCCTACGACTTGGAAGACGTGTTGGATGAGTTGATCACTTCAAGGCTCAAACTGAAAATCGAGTGTGCTGAGAAAATtgataagaaaaagaacaaggtACGTTGCTTGTGCTTCGGCTTCAAACAAGTCTTTTTGCGTTGTCGTActgaatttaagataaaagcAATCAACAAAAGGCTAGGTGATATAATTGCCATCAAGAAACAcatgtttaattttacttCCTTACTTGATGAAtctgagaaaagaaaattgttatACGAGAGTAGTAAAGTACAACAGGGTGGAGTAGGAATAAAGACAATTTTGCATAAATTTGGGAATCTCTTGTGCTTAAGAAgagcaagaaaagaaagggGAAGTAGTATTTTAGATATTGAGATGGGGAAGCTAAATGAGCTTGAAAATGATCCTTTAGCCCCTCTGCTATTAAGTTATAATGATTTTCCTCCAATGATAAAATTGTGTTTCTTGTATTGTGCTGTCTTTCCAAAAGGCTACAATATAGAGAAAGATGAATTGATCAAATTATGGATGGCTCAAGGTTATATTAGGCCGATAGGAAATAAAGAGATGGAAGTAATTGGTCAAGAATATTTTGATTACTTAGCCACACGATCATTCTTCCAAAAGTTTGATAAAGATGATGAGGATAATGTTACAAGGTGTAAAATGAGTGATGCAGTGCATGATTTTGCACAATTTCTTACCAAACAcgaatatttttcaattgaagCAGATGGTTCTGAGGAATCGTTGACAAAAACTTCTCTAGAGAAATTTCGTCATTCAATGTTGGTGCTTGGCAGACGTGCTTCATTTCCTGTTTCTATATTCAAAGCCAAAAAGTTACGTAGTCTTTTAATTCATAGCGAATTTGAAGTCTCTTTTCATGTCCTGCAAGGCTTATTTGATCATTTGACATGTTTGAGGGCATTAAAAATTACTGGAAAGGTTTCTTGGGGTCAGAATTCAATCTACGCAATTCCTAAAGAGATAGAAAAATTGGTACATTTAAGATATCTTAAATTGTCCCTGCTAATGAGGGAAGAATTGCCCGACATAGTATgtgaattatttaatttgcaaACCTTAGAGGTGGAGCACTGTCCTCGCTTGAAAAGATTACCCCAAGGAATAGGAAAGTTAGTTAATCTGAGGcatttgatatattattacaGTAATTTAGATTACATGCCCAAAGGGTTTGAGAGATTGACTTGTCTTCGGACGTTAACTGAGTTTGTAGTGAGTGGTGGTAAATATAGTGGCAAAGCATGTAACATCGAAGGTCTCAGACACTTGAACCACCTCGGAGGGGTTTTTCGAATTACTGGATTGGGAAATGTGACTGATGTTGATGAGGCTGAAAATGCAGAGCTTGAGAAAAAGAGGAATGTAGTTGATTTGGGATTGTGGTTCGATAAGgatgaagaaggagaagaagcgGACCACGAAGAAATTATCGAAGCCTTAAAACCACATTCAAATCTAGTGGCATTAGACATACTTGGCTTTAAAGGCAAGATTACATTCCCTAAATGGATAATGTCATTGAACAATCTGAAGTCTTTGCATCTCAGAAGTTGTGAGAAGTGTGAGATTCTGTCTCCGCTGGGAAAACTGCCATCCCTTGAAACACTCTATATAGCGGGTATGAGTGGGAAAAGAGTGGGTGATGAATTTTTCGGAATAGGAAGTGATTGTAATATTGCCTTTCCtaaattgaaatttctgaGAGTTGTGGATATGTTTGAATGGGAAGAGTGGGGTTTTGGCATAACACGGAGTAATGTAAAAGAAGATGTTATGGTAATGCCGTGTCTAAATTACTTGGATATTCAGTTTTGCTTCAAATTGACGGCCCTCCCAGGATACCTCCTTGAGATCACGGCATTGGAGAAACTGGAGATTCTTTGTTGTCCTATTTTAGAACAACGATACAGAAAGGGGACCGGAGAGGATTGGGCAAAGGTAGCTCACGTTCCTACCATCACAATTAATCGTCAATATGTCCAAG TCTCACTGGACTAG